The Mesorhizobium sp. M1D.F.Ca.ET.043.01.1.1 genome contains a region encoding:
- the fabD gene encoding ACP S-malonyltransferase, translated as MAVAFTFPGQGSQAVGMGKDLADAFPEARRVFEEIDEALGEKLSKLIWEGPEETLTLTVNAQPALMAVSLAALRALEARGFSLRDKVSYVAGHSLGEYSALAACGFVSVADAARLLRTRGNAMQAAVPAGEGAMAAIIGLEQADVEAACAEAAQGSANEAVCQVANDNGGGQLVISGAKSAVELAAKLCTEKGAKRALMLQVSAPFHSALMAPAAEIMREALAGVAKKAPVIPVVSNISVTPTSDPDEIARRLVQQVTGRVRWRETVEWFGQNGVSTLYEVGAGKVLSGLARRINRDIATGAVGTAAEVEAALAALG; from the coding sequence ATGGCCGTCGCATTCACCTTTCCGGGACAGGGCAGCCAGGCCGTCGGCATGGGCAAGGACCTCGCCGATGCCTTTCCTGAGGCGCGCCGCGTCTTCGAGGAGATCGACGAGGCGCTTGGCGAAAAGCTGTCGAAGCTGATCTGGGAAGGACCCGAGGAAACGCTGACGCTGACGGTCAACGCGCAGCCGGCGCTGATGGCGGTGTCGCTTGCGGCGCTGCGGGCGCTGGAAGCGCGCGGCTTTTCGTTGAGGGACAAGGTGTCTTACGTCGCCGGCCATTCGCTCGGCGAATATTCAGCACTTGCCGCCTGCGGCTTCGTCTCGGTCGCCGATGCCGCGCGGCTGCTGCGCACCCGTGGCAATGCCATGCAGGCGGCAGTGCCTGCGGGCGAGGGCGCCATGGCGGCGATCATCGGGCTGGAGCAGGCCGATGTCGAAGCCGCCTGCGCGGAAGCGGCACAGGGTTCCGCCAATGAGGCGGTTTGCCAGGTCGCCAACGACAATGGCGGCGGCCAGCTGGTGATTTCCGGCGCCAAGTCGGCCGTCGAGCTGGCGGCGAAGCTCTGCACGGAAAAGGGCGCCAAGCGGGCGCTGATGCTGCAGGTCTCGGCCCCGTTCCATTCGGCGTTGATGGCGCCGGCGGCCGAGATCATGCGCGAGGCGCTGGCCGGGGTGGCGAAGAAGGCGCCGGTGATTCCGGTCGTCTCCAATATCAGCGTGACCCCGACGAGCGACCCGGACGAGATCGCCCGCCGCCTTGTCCAGCAAGTCACCGGCCGCGTGCGCTGGCGCGAGACAGTGGAGTGGTTTGGCCAGAACGGCGTCTCGACGCTTTACGAAGTCGGCGCCGGCAAGGTTCTGTCGGGTCTGGCGCGGCGCATCAACCGCGACATCGCCACCGGCGCCGTCGGCACGGCGGCGGAAGTCGAGGCGGCGCTGGCGGCGCTGGGGTAA
- the fabG gene encoding 3-oxoacyl-[acyl-carrier-protein] reductase: protein MFELTGRKALVTGASGGIGEAIARVLHSQGAIVGLHGTRVEKLEALAGEMGERVKLFPADLTNRDAVKALGQKAEADLEGVDILVNNAGITKDGLFVRMSDADWDSVLEVNLTAVFRLTRELTHPMMRRRHGRIINITSVVGVTGNPGQTNYCASKAGMIGFSKSLAQEIATRNITVNCVAPGFIESAMTDKLNDKQKEAIMAAIPTRRMGTGAEVASAVAYLASDEAAYVTGQTIHVNGGMAMI, encoded by the coding sequence ATGTTCGAACTGACCGGCCGCAAGGCCCTCGTCACCGGCGCATCGGGAGGCATCGGCGAGGCGATCGCCAGGGTGCTGCACAGCCAGGGCGCCATCGTCGGCCTGCACGGCACCCGTGTGGAGAAGCTTGAAGCGCTGGCCGGCGAGATGGGCGAACGCGTGAAGCTGTTTCCGGCGGATCTGACCAACCGCGACGCGGTCAAGGCGCTCGGCCAGAAGGCCGAGGCCGATCTCGAGGGCGTCGACATCCTGGTCAACAATGCCGGCATCACCAAGGACGGGCTGTTCGTGCGCATGTCGGACGCCGACTGGGATTCCGTGCTGGAGGTGAACCTCACCGCGGTGTTCCGCCTCACCCGCGAGCTGACGCACCCGATGATGCGCCGCCGCCATGGCCGCATCATCAACATCACCTCGGTGGTCGGCGTCACCGGCAATCCCGGCCAGACCAATTACTGCGCCTCCAAGGCCGGCATGATCGGCTTTTCCAAGTCGCTGGCACAGGAAATCGCCACCCGCAACATCACCGTCAACTGCGTCGCTCCGGGCTTCATCGAATCGGCCATGACCGACAAGCTCAACGACAAGCAGAAGGAAGCGATCATGGCGGCGATTCCGACCCGGCGCATGGGCACCGGCGCCGAGGTCGCTTCCGCGGTCGCCTATCTCGCCTCGGACGAAGCCGCCTACGTCACCGGCCAGACCATCCATGTCAACGGCGGCATGGCGATGATTTGA
- a CDS encoding acyl carrier protein — translation MSDTAERVKKIVIEHLGVDADKVTEQASFIDDLGADSLDTVELVMAFEEEFGVEIPDDAAETILTVGDAVKYIDKASA, via the coding sequence ATGAGTGACACCGCAGAGCGCGTCAAGAAGATCGTCATCGAGCATCTCGGCGTCGATGCCGACAAAGTGACGGAGCAGGCGAGCTTCATCGACGATCTGGGCGCGGACAGCCTCGACACGGTCGAACTCGTCATGGCGTTCGAAGAAGAGTTCGGCGTCGAGATTCCGGACGACGCCGCCGAGACCATCCTGACCGTCGGCGATGCCGTGAAGTACATCGACAAGGCCTCGGCCTGA
- the rpsF gene encoding 30S ribosomal protein S6, protein MALYEHVFLARQDLSQQQVDALVEQYKGVIAANGGSVGRIENWGLKSLTYRVKKNRKAYYTLMDINCPPAALNEMERQMGLSEDVLRFLTIKVEAHEEGPSAMMQKREERSERGGFGDRDRGDRGPRSFGDRDRGDRGPRSFGDRDGGDRGPRRPRENVEGGAE, encoded by the coding sequence ATGGCTCTTTACGAACATGTGTTTCTTGCCCGGCAGGACCTGTCGCAGCAGCAGGTCGATGCGCTTGTCGAACAGTACAAGGGTGTCATCGCCGCCAATGGCGGATCGGTCGGCCGGATCGAGAACTGGGGACTGAAGTCCCTCACCTACCGGGTCAAGAAGAACCGGAAGGCTTACTACACGCTGATGGACATCAACTGCCCGCCGGCGGCGCTCAACGAAATGGAGCGTCAGATGGGCCTGTCCGAGGACGTCCTTCGCTTCCTGACCATCAAGGTCGAGGCGCATGAGGAAGGTCCCTCGGCGATGATGCAGAAGCGCGAGGAACGCTCCGAGCGAGGCGGCTTCGGCGACCGCGACCGCGGCGACCGTGGCCCGCGCTCGTTCGGCGACCGCGACCGCGGCGATCGTGGCCCGCGTTCGTTCGGCGACCGTGACGGCGGCGACCGTGGTCCGCGCCGTCCGCGCGAAAACGTTGAAGGGGGTGCAGAATAA
- the mltG gene encoding endolytic transglycosylase MltG: MNTNPGGGGEFGQRQTQGPIVPKTAAEALRPEAGTPPPSKRSRASRSQVVVFLNFFLSMVILVVLASGAALYFGMQAFVEPGPSANGDTFMVKPNTGVQEIADQLERRGLVSDARIFRLGVRATGNDSALKAGEYAIKPRASMRDIMELFKSGKSVMYSLTIPEGLTVEQALQRVADQEALTGDMPATMPPEGSIATDTLRFTRGATRQQMVDKLVADQKKLVDDVWAHRAPDLPIANMEDFVILASIVEKETGKGDERSRVAAVFLNRLAKGMRLQSDPTIIYGLFGGKGKPADRPIYQSDIDKQTPYNTYLIKGLPPTPIANPGRAALEAVANPSKTDDLYFVADGNGGHVFAATLDEHNQNVARYRALQKKQADAAAKASGQTTAPAAPDDNAGPDSGDAGENGDAGGDAAQ, encoded by the coding sequence ATGAATACAAATCCGGGCGGCGGTGGGGAATTCGGACAGCGTCAGACGCAAGGACCGATCGTGCCCAAGACAGCCGCCGAAGCGTTGCGCCCCGAGGCCGGCACGCCGCCGCCGTCGAAGCGCTCGCGCGCGTCGCGCAGCCAGGTCGTCGTGTTCCTGAATTTCTTCCTGTCAATGGTCATCCTGGTCGTGCTCGCCTCGGGTGCTGCGCTTTATTTCGGCATGCAGGCCTTCGTCGAGCCGGGCCCGTCCGCCAATGGCGATACCTTCATGGTCAAGCCGAACACCGGCGTGCAGGAGATCGCCGACCAGCTGGAGCGTCGCGGCCTGGTCAGCGATGCCCGCATCTTCAGGCTGGGCGTTCGCGCCACCGGCAATGATTCCGCGCTGAAGGCCGGCGAATACGCCATCAAGCCGCGCGCCTCGATGCGCGACATCATGGAACTGTTCAAGAGCGGCAAGTCGGTGATGTATTCGCTGACCATCCCCGAGGGGCTGACGGTCGAGCAGGCGCTGCAGCGCGTGGCCGACCAGGAGGCGCTGACCGGCGACATGCCGGCGACCATGCCGCCCGAGGGCAGCATCGCCACCGACACGCTGCGCTTCACCCGTGGCGCCACCCGGCAGCAGATGGTCGACAAGCTGGTCGCCGATCAGAAGAAGCTGGTCGACGACGTCTGGGCGCATCGCGCGCCCGACCTGCCGATCGCCAACATGGAGGACTTCGTCATCCTGGCCTCGATCGTCGAGAAGGAGACGGGCAAGGGCGACGAGCGCTCGCGGGTCGCAGCCGTCTTCCTCAACCGGCTGGCCAAGGGCATGCGGCTGCAATCGGACCCGACCATCATCTACGGCCTGTTCGGCGGCAAGGGTAAACCGGCGGACCGTCCGATCTACCAGTCCGACATCGACAAGCAGACGCCCTACAACACCTATCTGATCAAGGGCCTGCCGCCGACGCCGATCGCCAATCCGGGCCGCGCCGCGCTGGAGGCGGTGGCCAATCCGTCGAAGACCGACGACCTCTATTTCGTCGCCGACGGCAATGGCGGCCATGTCTTTGCCGCGACGCTGGACGAGCACAACCAGAATGTCGCCCGCTACCGGGCGCTGCAGAAGAAGCAGGCGGACGCCGCCGCCAAGGCCTCGGGCCAGACGACGGCGCCGGCCGCTCCCGATGACAATGCCGGTCCCGATTCCGGTGATGCCGGCGAGAACGGCGACGCGGGCGGCGACGCCGCCCAGTAG
- a CDS encoding LTA synthase family protein, with translation MGRGSKVARIRKGAAKPAPQFLEDDPSTGYLPGRRWPIVRYGLATLLASALLVFAIEWIVRGDFFGTVDFFLQPFKPGWTTIIVFALVLIGLDAILGRSHQSLMIVAPLTLALAFVGHQKSHYLGDPLYPTDFLYARQIMALMPLLVRERPWTAVMLGAAIVASLTLLVYGWRLWRRRVPILSRKGRLARLSLAVPLLAFFVSIMDYATFSWTRDRLQIIPIMWDQKENYASNGFALAFAMNVPMAHVSAPPGYDDKTLDAITRPEVAASVPDQKPDIIVVMSESFWDPTGLPGVSIKPDPIPTVRALRSGSMFSPEFGGMTANIEFEALTGFSNAFLPAGSIPYQQYVRTPTPSLATFLKSEGYRARAIHPGTNWFWNRGAVYADFGFNDFRSEETLPPLEKRGPLASDAAMTDEIIREADASEDPVFLFAVSLQNHGPYEPYRYYNPTHAVNAPISTWARESLLSYAEGSADADRGLQRLIEWAKKRERPTVVAFFGDHLPPLGPVYVETGFLKDNVAPRKEPTPEAALEHHDTPLIIWSNRSGPVENLGSVSPAFLPYHILTTAGISHPYYTGFLGALRERYRVVDRNLLLSRFGEATPEWARQKKIDPRINDFRLIQYDMMFGKRRVAPDFFPETVVPLVAHTS, from the coding sequence ATGGGCCGGGGAAGCAAAGTGGCTAGGATCAGGAAAGGCGCGGCCAAGCCCGCGCCGCAATTTTTGGAAGACGATCCGTCCACCGGCTATCTGCCGGGGCGGAGATGGCCGATTGTTCGCTACGGCCTCGCAACGCTGCTCGCCTCCGCCCTTCTGGTGTTCGCCATCGAATGGATCGTGCGCGGCGACTTCTTCGGCACGGTCGACTTCTTCCTGCAGCCCTTCAAGCCCGGCTGGACCACGATCATCGTCTTTGCGCTGGTGCTGATCGGGCTCGACGCCATACTCGGCCGCAGCCATCAGAGCCTGATGATCGTCGCGCCGCTGACCCTGGCATTGGCCTTTGTCGGTCACCAGAAATCGCACTATCTCGGCGATCCGCTCTATCCGACCGATTTCCTCTATGCCCGCCAGATCATGGCCTTGATGCCGCTTCTGGTGCGCGAGCGGCCCTGGACCGCAGTGATGCTCGGCGCGGCCATCGTCGCCAGCCTGACACTGCTCGTCTATGGCTGGCGGCTCTGGCGCCGGCGCGTGCCGATCCTCAGCCGCAAGGGACGGCTGGCGCGGCTGTCGCTGGCCGTGCCGCTGCTCGCCTTCTTCGTCTCGATCATGGACTACGCCACCTTCTCGTGGACGCGCGACAGGCTGCAGATCATCCCGATCATGTGGGACCAGAAGGAGAACTACGCCTCCAACGGCTTCGCGCTCGCCTTCGCGATGAACGTGCCGATGGCGCATGTCTCGGCGCCGCCCGGCTATGACGACAAGACGCTGGACGCGATCACCCGCCCGGAGGTTGCCGCCTCGGTGCCGGACCAGAAGCCCGACATCATCGTGGTGATGAGCGAATCCTTCTGGGATCCGACGGGGCTTCCCGGCGTCAGCATCAAGCCGGATCCGATCCCGACGGTGCGCGCGTTGCGCTCGGGCTCGATGTTCTCGCCGGAATTCGGCGGCATGACCGCCAATATCGAGTTCGAGGCGCTGACCGGCTTCTCCAACGCCTTCCTGCCGGCCGGCTCGATCCCCTACCAACAGTACGTGCGTACGCCGACGCCGTCGCTGGCGACCTTCCTGAAGAGCGAAGGTTATAGGGCGCGCGCCATCCACCCTGGCACCAACTGGTTCTGGAACCGAGGCGCCGTCTATGCCGATTTCGGCTTCAACGACTTCCGCTCGGAAGAAACGCTGCCGCCTCTGGAAAAACGCGGGCCGCTGGCTTCCGACGCGGCGATGACCGACGAGATCATCCGCGAGGCCGACGCCAGCGAGGACCCGGTGTTCCTGTTCGCGGTCAGCCTGCAGAACCACGGGCCCTACGAGCCCTACCGCTATTACAATCCAACCCATGCGGTCAACGCGCCGATCAGCACCTGGGCACGGGAATCGCTGCTCTCCTATGCAGAAGGCTCGGCCGATGCCGATCGCGGCCTGCAGCGCCTGATCGAGTGGGCGAAAAAGCGCGAGCGGCCGACCGTCGTCGCCTTCTTCGGCGACCATCTTCCGCCGCTCGGCCCCGTCTATGTCGAGACCGGCTTCCTCAAGGACAATGTCGCGCCACGCAAGGAGCCGACGCCAGAAGCCGCGCTCGAGCATCACGACACGCCGCTGATCATCTGGTCGAACCGCTCCGGCCCGGTAGAGAACCTGGGCTCGGTAAGCCCGGCCTTCCTGCCTTACCATATCCTCACCACGGCGGGGATTTCCCACCCCTACTACACCGGCTTCCTCGGCGCGCTGCGCGAACGCTACCGGGTGGTCGACCGCAACCTTTTGCTGTCGCGCTTTGGCGAGGCGACGCCCGAGTGGGCGAGACAAAAGAAAATCGATCCGCGGATCAACGATTTCCGGCTGATCCAGTACGACATGATGTTCGGCAAGCGCCGCGTCGCGCCCGACTTCTTCCCCGAAACGGTCGTCCCGCTCGTCGCGCATACGAGCTGA
- the rpsR gene encoding 30S ribosomal protein S18 — protein MVDINQIPTRRPFHRRRKTCPFSGANAPKIDYKDVRLLQRYISERGKIVPSRITAVSQKKQRELAKAIKRARFLGLLPYVVR, from the coding sequence ATGGTCGACATCAACCAGATCCCGACCCGGCGCCCGTTCCATCGCCGCCGCAAGACCTGCCCCTTCTCCGGCGCCAACGCCCCGAAGATCGACTACAAGGACGTGCGTCTCCTGCAGCGCTACATTTCCGAGCGCGGCAAGATCGTGCCCTCGCGCATCACCGCTGTCAGCCAGAAGAAGCAGCGCGAGCTCGCCAAGGCGATCAAGCGCGCCCGCTTCCTCGGCCTGCTGCCCTACGTGGTTCGCTGA
- the fabF gene encoding beta-ketoacyl-ACP synthase II: MRRVVVTGLGLLSPFGTGVEHSWKELLSGRSAARRITEFEVDDLACKIAHVIPRGDGSNGTFNPEAVLEPKELRKIGDFILYGIAAADEALADSGWKPETHEDQCATGVLIGSGIGGIDGIAENAMILKERGPRRISPFFIPGQIINLVSGQVSIRHGLKGPNHAVVTACSTGAHAIGDAARLIIWGDADVMVAGGAEAPITRLSMAGFAACRALSTERNDTPEIASRPYDRDRDGFVMGEGAGVVVLEELEHAKARGARIYAEVTGYGLTGDAYHITAPAEDGDGAFRCMTAALNRAKLAPADIDYINAHGTSTMADTIELGAVERLVGNAASKISMSSTKSSIGHLLGAAGAAEAIFSILAIRDNIAPATINLDNPERETAIDLVPNKPRQRQIDVALSNSFGFGGTNASLVFQRYNG; encoded by the coding sequence ATGAGGCGAGTCGTCGTCACGGGCCTTGGCCTGCTTTCGCCGTTCGGCACGGGCGTCGAGCACAGCTGGAAGGAACTGCTTTCCGGCCGAAGCGCCGCCCGCCGCATCACCGAATTCGAGGTGGACGATCTTGCCTGTAAGATCGCCCACGTCATTCCGCGCGGCGACGGTTCGAATGGCACCTTCAATCCCGAGGCCGTGCTCGAGCCGAAGGAGCTGCGCAAGATCGGCGACTTCATCCTCTACGGCATCGCGGCCGCCGACGAGGCGCTGGCCGATTCTGGCTGGAAGCCCGAGACGCATGAGGATCAGTGCGCGACGGGCGTGCTGATCGGTTCCGGCATCGGCGGCATCGACGGCATCGCCGAGAACGCGATGATCCTGAAGGAGCGCGGCCCGCGCCGCATCAGCCCGTTCTTCATTCCCGGACAGATCATCAATCTGGTCTCCGGCCAGGTTTCCATCCGGCACGGGCTGAAAGGCCCGAACCATGCTGTCGTCACTGCCTGCTCGACCGGCGCGCACGCCATCGGCGATGCCGCGCGGCTGATTATCTGGGGCGATGCCGACGTCATGGTGGCCGGCGGCGCCGAGGCGCCGATCACGCGGCTTTCCATGGCAGGTTTCGCGGCGTGCCGCGCGCTCTCCACAGAGCGCAACGATACGCCCGAGATCGCTTCGCGCCCCTATGACCGCGACCGCGACGGCTTCGTCATGGGCGAAGGCGCCGGCGTCGTCGTCCTGGAAGAGCTCGAGCACGCCAAGGCGCGCGGCGCCAGGATCTACGCCGAGGTCACCGGCTATGGCCTGACGGGCGACGCCTATCACATCACCGCTCCGGCCGAGGACGGCGACGGCGCTTTCCGCTGCATGACGGCGGCGCTGAACCGGGCGAAACTCGCGCCGGCCGATATCGACTACATCAACGCGCATGGCACCTCGACCATGGCCGACACGATCGAGCTCGGCGCCGTCGAGCGGCTGGTCGGCAATGCCGCCTCCAAGATTTCGATGTCGTCGACCAAGTCGTCGATCGGTCATCTGCTGGGCGCCGCGGGCGCCGCGGAGGCGATCTTCTCCATCCTCGCCATCCGCGACAACATTGCCCCCGCCACCATCAATCTCGACAATCCGGAACGCGAGACGGCGATCGATCTCGTGCCGAACAAGCCGCGCCAGCGCCAGATCGATGTGGCGTTGTCGAACTCCTTCGGCTTCGGCGGCACCAACGCCTCGCTCGTCTTCCAGCGTTACAATGGCTGA